A single region of the Leptodactylus fuscus isolate aLepFus1 chromosome 5, aLepFus1.hap2, whole genome shotgun sequence genome encodes:
- the LOC142204469 gene encoding olfactory receptor 1C1-like, whose product MDNQTSMTYFTILAFSSKAEKQPLLAVEFTMIYLLGVLANVSLITVSVLDSHLQTPMHFFLRNLSFVDIIFTTTTLPQLINILWTGTNTISSIQCFIQDFFCVFLGSTDDILLSCMAYDQYVAICYPLHYPILMDRKKLVSLLVGTWATGFVNAAITALFVSKLSFCGSRMIQNFYCDIKALSKSVCASSWLQIFVYVEARALLNQSSVLH is encoded by the coding sequence ATGGACAACCAAACCTCCATGACGTACTTCACCATTCTGGCATTTTCCAGTAAAGCAGAAAAGCAGCCTCTTCTTGCCGTTGAGTTTACGATGATCTACCTTCTAGGAGTATTAGCCAATGTCAGTCTTATTACAGTAAGTGTCTTGGATTCCCATCTCCAGACCCCCATGCACTTCTTCCTTCGAAACCTCTCCTTTGTGGACATCATATTCACCACGACCACCCTCCCCCAACTCATTAACATCTTGTGGACCGGAACAAACACCATTTCCTCCATCCAGTGTTTCATTCAAgattttttctgtgtgtttttggGTAGTACGGATGATATCTTACTGTCATGTATGGCCTATGACCAATATGTCGCCATCTGTTACCCATTACACTACCCCATCTTGATGGACCGGAAAAAACTGGTGTCGCTTTTAGTTGGCACCTGGGCGACCGGATTTGTGAACGCCGCCATTACTGCCTTGTTTGTCTCAAAATTATCTTTTTGTGGTTCTAGAATGATCCAGAACTTCTATTGTGATATTAAAGCTTTGTCTAAGAGCGTGTGCGCTTCCTCGTGGCTTCAGATATTTGTGTACGTGGAGGCTCGGGCCTTGCTTAATCAGTCTTCTGTCTTACATTAA
- the LOC142204470 gene encoding olfactory receptor 1A1-like — MDSNWTSIKNFQIVAFSNIAEQSHLFFLLFFAIYMTGLLGNLIIISAVTIDVRLRNPMYIFLCNLSLVDIIFTSSTLPKLMDILLSRNFSISFLQCFTQLYFFMFAAGTEDILLSLMAYDRYVAICRPLHYHLIMNTNKYVLLLLGTWICGSVNSLFMTVSIYHFDLCRSNKINNFFCDIKALEKISCNNFGFHIILYVETLILAFCPFLLSVTSYIKIISSILMIKSTNSRRKTFSTCTSHLTVLIIFYGTGLCMYMNPPSDHLEMQDMVFSVLYTAVTPMLNPLIYSLRNKEVKRALSRIVNRGNLKNLSFLKGR, encoded by the coding sequence ATGGATAGTAACTGGACATCCATTAAAAATttccaaattgtggcattttcaAACATTGCGGAGCAGAGTCATCTCTTTTTCCTGCTATTTTTCGCTATTTATATGACAGGTTTATTGGGTAATTTAATCATCATTTCAGCCGTGACCATTGATGTCCGTCTACGTAACCCCATGTACATCTTCCTCTGTAACCTGTCCTTGGTGGATATCATATTTACATCTTCTACTCTACCAAAACTGATGGACATTTTACTCTCGAGGAACTTCTCCATCTCTTTCCTACAATGCTTCACCCAATTGTATTTCTTCATGTTTGCAGCTGGTACGGAGGACATCTTGTTGTCCTTGATGGCCTATGaccgatatgtggccatctgtagacCCTTACATTACCACTTGATCATGAATACCAACAAGTACGTCCTCCTCTTATTGGGCACCTGGATTTGTGGGTCTGTAAATTCATTGTTCATGACGGTTTCCATCTACCACTTTGACCTATGTCGATCTAATAAAATCAACAATTTCTTCTGTGACATTAAAGCTTTGGAAAAGATCTCGTGTAATAACTTCGGTTTCCATATCATACTCTATGTAGAGACCCTGATACTTGCCTTCTGCCCATTTCTCCTAAGCGTAACATCCTATATTAAGATAATCTCAAGTATTTTAATGATCAAGTCGACTAATAGTAGGAGGAAGACCTTCTCCACCTGCACATCCCACCTGACGGTCCTCATTATCTTCTATGGCACCGGTCTATGTATGTATATGAACCCTCCTTCAGACCATTTAGAGATGCAGGACATGGTCTTCTCAGTGTTATACACGGCTGTGACCCCCATGCTAAATCCGCTTATATATAGTTTAAGAAATAAGGAGGTGAAAAGGGCATTGAGCAGAATTGTCAACAGAGGAAACCTTAAAAACTTGTCTTTTCTTAAAGGTCGGTGA
- the LOC142204471 gene encoding olfactory receptor 5V1-like: MENQTIIDHFEIVAFANSTKNHPLLFTVFFLIYVTGLLGNITIIICVITDVHLHTPMYISLSNLSAVDMIFTSSILPKLMDVLLTKNNSISFVECFAQLCFYLFAAGTEDILLSFMAYDRYVAICRPLHYHLIMDNGKLVLLLLCIWISASVNALFFTLSILQINICHSNKIQHFFCEIKALDRIVCANIALHLILYFEIIVLGLVPFLLSLASYIKIISVVLGIPTTTGRKKAFSTCTSHLTVLSTFYGAGMCMYLKPPSEHLEGQDLVFSTLYTAVTPMLNPLIYTLRNEEVKVAIKKIISHIFH, encoded by the coding sequence ATGGAGAACCAAACAATCATTGACCATTTTGAGATTGTGGCTTTTGCTAATTccacaaaaaatcatcctctaCTTTTTACAGTATTTTTCCTCATCTACGTGACGGGGTTATTGGGTAACATCACTATAATCATATGTGTGATCACGGATGTGCACCTACATACGCCCATGTACATCTCTCTCAGCAACTTGTCGGCTGTGGACATGATCTTTACTTCATCGATTCTACCAAAACTGATGGACGTTTTACTCACCAAGAACAACTCGATCTCTTTTGTTGAATGCTTCGCCCAATTGTGCTTCTACTTGTTTGCAGCCGGAACAGAAGACATCCTATTGTCTTTTATGGCCTACGaccgatatgtggccatctgtagacCATTACATTACCACTTGATTATGGATAATGGGAAATTGGTGTTATTGCTATTGTGTATATGGATTTCTGCCTCTGTTAATGCCTTGTTCTTCACTCTGTCCATTCTCCAAATAAATATCTGCCATTCCAATAAAATACAACATTTCTTCTGTGAGATCAAGGCACTGGACAGAATTGTTTGCGCTAATATTGCACTTCATCTCATCTTGTACTTTGAGATCATAGTCCTTGGACTTGTCCCATTTCTTCTTAGTTTAGCGTCGTACATCAAAATAATATCTGTTGTTCTTGGCATTCCTACTACAACTGGAAGgaagaaagccttctccacctgcaccTCACACCTTACTGTCTTGAGCACGTTTTATGGGGCTGGTATGTGTATGTACCTGAAGCCTCCTTCAGAACATCTAGAAGGTCAGGACTTGGTGTTCTCCACATTGTATACGGCAGTGACCCCAATGCTAAACCCACTAATATATACTTTAAGGAATGAAGAGGTAAAAGTGGCCATAAAGAAAATTATTAGCCATATTTTTCACTAA